The region GGCAGCCAAACGTTCGGCATCAGTTTCGGTACGTCCGGCTGCACCAACGACGGCAAGGTCATGGCTGGCCAGCAGACGAACGTGTTCGTTGCCAGCACCTTTGACACGTTGTCTGAAGATATGGCGAGGGGCGGCGGGGAGCATCTCGCGGCCTTGGCAACGTTAATGGGCGTTCCGGTCGAGCAGCAGCCGGCCTTTTTTGCCATGACGCAGCAACAGTATCAGATGCTGGTTCAAGCCGGTGAAACGTCTTCCGTGGCAGTGGTCAAAGCGCTTCAGGATGCCGTGAGCGGCCACTCGATGGTCGCCCAGATTTCCGATCGACCTTGATCGCCTGCTGTGTTCCCCTGATCTTCCCCTGTCTCTGCGGGGAGTGTGATCGCCATGGCGGGTCTGGCCTGT is a window of Nitrospira sp. DNA encoding:
- a CDS encoding DUF3015 domain-containing protein, with the protein product MSKGLLMVLAGLLMAGQVSVAHAVNPDNGPGCGLGKLAWADYKTPKNIAPQVMMATTNGTFGSQTFGISFGTSGCTNDGKVMAGQQTNVFVASTFDTLSEDMARGGGEHLAALATLMGVPVEQQPAFFAMTQQQYQMLVQAGETSSVAVVKALQDAVSGHSMVAQISDRP